The genomic DNA ATTTTATGAGAATAGATACATGACAATGGAAAGATTGTCGTGAATATAGAATCATGCTCCTCTTTTTTGTCTCATAAGATCCTTTCCCGACATCTTCTTTACTTCTGTTCCATCTTTATCCTCATGGATATCGATAGGTTTATCAGCACTCATCAAGAGCAAAAGAAGATAAGGAAGATCCTCATACACCTCCCTGTAAGAAAGATGCAAATTTTCCATAAATAAGGTAATACTTCCTACGATGGTATTTCCTCCTACTATTTGGGTTTTACTGTTAGATTTGCCAGCTCCATCGCTAACTGGCAGACTACGAAAAAATCACGTCCAGTTATTAACTCAAAAGCGACAAAATACGCTTGCAATAATTCTTCTTTAGAACCTGAAAGCATCTGCCGTTCGAGGCTTTCAGCTCTTTTTTGATAATTCGGGACATCACCAACCACCAAGAATGAAAGTCCCTTGACGATATTCTCCAAATTGACAGGAGCGACCTTCATTAATTCCCGCACAGTGCCATTTTCCGGTAAATCGACCTTACTTAAATATTGGGTAGCCCTCATTATCACTTTGATAGAAGGAGCTTTGATTACATATACTGTTCCCCCTACAACAATAGCTTTTCCATAAGTACCGGAAAGTAACTCTGATATGTTTTTTGAAACCTCACTCATAGTTTAAATATTAGAGGGTGATTGCTCACCCTCGTCATTAACTTATCCACCCAAAGTTGTATCCTCCCCGTCTTCCCAGCGCTCAATAGGAACGCCGGCTTTGGTTGGTTTCAACGCCGTAAAAACAAGGGCTAAGCCAATTGCCTTTTCATTCGCTTTACCAGAAGCAGAAACACCGGCACGAGGAAAAATAATTTTCACACCATCTTCAGTTGTGGCACGGACGGTAAACTCTTTACTTTCTACATGATCGGCACGTTCCCATGTACCCGGCTTACTTTCTGAACCCGCAGTAAACTTACCTCCTTGGAATTTAGCCTTAGTTTCAAGATCATACATACCAATAGAAGCATTGATCTTAACCGCACCCGGCTTTTTAGAGGAATAATAGGTATTTCCAGCTACATCTTTGTAATCCTTAACCTCCGGATCTTCATCCTCATAAGTGAAGGTGTCCTCATGAACTACCGGGACTTCTTCAAAAACAGAACCTTCGGCACCACCAGCCCCGATCGGCGCAACCTCCAGCTTCTGAAGGTTTACCACCACAATTTTTTTATTCTCTGCCATAACTATTTTACATTTAAAACTTCAAACAAAACACTAACATTCACATAATGACACTTTAAAGCAGTATCCGCTTCCGTTCCTATATTATAGATAGAATAGCGATAAAAAGAACCATTATAGGAACCTGTACTCCTTAATATCTTCATAGCTTGTCTTTCAAGCTCATTCAGTCGGATAGAGTTGGCTTCATTCTTGCTCAAATCGGGCACACAAAGATTCACTTCTGCGAAAGACTTCTTCCAATAAGTCCCCGGCTGTTGCTTCTTCGTGTGAATGACAATCCTTTCGGACTTCAATTCACCCGTCAGCGTTTCCCCGTTGGGTACTATGCTTATTCCGAAAGCCTTGCAATCCCGGTAGAGAATGTTTCCTATGTCGGTAGTTACTATCATCCCAATGCTTTGATACGTTGATTGAGAATGTTCAAATACTCGCCCATATAATCACGCTGTTGCAGAAGCAAATCACGTTGGTGTTCATTTTTTACAACTTCTTCAAACTTGGGAGTATCTACAAAAGCACACAGCTTACTAAACTTTTCGGCTAAATCCTGCTGCTCAATAAGCAAACGGTCAAGGAAAGTATCAGCGCACTTATATGTTTCCTCAAACTCATCTTTAGGAAGCCATGATTCTATATCATTATCATACTTCACATGATAGCCATTTATAGACCGTTCTTCTTTTGTTAGCTTTCCACCTA from Parabacteroides merdae ATCC 43184 includes the following:
- a CDS encoding crAss001_48 related protein, which codes for MKKYIGTKQIEAEPMKMGEADEKCLIAVGGKLTKEERSINGYHVKYDNDIESWLPKDEFEETYKCADTFLDRLLIEQQDLAEKFSKLCAFVDTPKFEEVVKNEHQRDLLLQQRDYMGEYLNILNQRIKALG